The following nucleotide sequence is from Pedobacter sp. PACM 27299.
TTTGATCAATCAGATGCTCGACATTCTCCGTAAGGTAGAAAGCGAAGTGGTGACGCAGATTGAACTCAATGGGATTCAGGCCAAGCATGTCGTAAATACCGGGATCAATACCATTAGTGTCATTATGCTGGTCTTTTTCCTGCTTATGCTCCTGATGCTCTATTTCATTCTAACCGACATTACCAGAAGTAATCGTTATAAAAATGAACTGGAACAGGCCAGAGATCTGGCCGAATATCATGGGATGGCCAAGCAGCGTTTCCTGTCCAATATGAGCCATGAAATCAGGACGCCGCTCCAATCTATTATTGGTTATGCGGAACTTATTCGGCAGCAGGAGAAACCGAATCCCCGGGATATTGATGCCATTTATCATTCTTCAGAACATTTGCTGCAGATTGTAAATGAGGTGCTGGACTATAACCGGATCATTTCTGGTAAATTTACTTTCATAGAAAAGCCTTTTGATATTGCTAAATTATTGGAAGAAGTGATTTTCGTGATGCGGCCACAAGCCGAGCGTAAATCCCTGAATTTGCTCACAGAGATCTCCCTGCATGAAACAAAATACATCAATGGTGATCCTTTCCGCTTAAAGCAAATCCTATATAATTTATTGGGTAATGCCATCAAATTTACCAACGAAGGAGAAGTGGTTTTGTCTGTTTTTTATAAACGACAAGGTGAAAGTCTGCATTTTACTTTTATGGTAAGAGATACTGGAATCGGCATTTCAGAGGCTTCAAAAGCAGTGATCTTTAATGAATTTGAGCAGGTCAATGAAAATGATCAGGAAGTACTGCATCAGGCAGGAACAGGATTAGGGTTAACCATTATCAAATCTCTGATAGAAACCCAGGGCGGAAGAATTTATGTGAAAAGTAAAGAGGGGGTAGGCAGTGTATTTACCGTTTATCTTACTTTTAAAATCGCGGAAGAGCCGATAGAAGAGAAGTTATCACAATCAAAAGATCGGTTGAGCTGGAAACCATTTAAAGTATGGGTGGTAGATGATGATCCACTAATTTTAGAGCTTTGCAGTATTATTTTTGAACGGAATCATATTGATTATACCAGTTTTAATTCTCCGGTACAGCTGCTGCATGAAACAGAGGAAGCCGCGGGTTTAAAATATATCCTATTGGATATGCGGATGCCGGAAATGAACGGCATCGAACTTTGTCAGCTGCTGCGGAAAAAGATGGGCAATACGGTTAAGATCTTTGCGATTACCGCTCAGGTGCTTCCCGATGAACGTGAATTTCTTTTGAATAATGGGTTTGATGGCTTGGTGATGAAGCCTTTCCGTGAAAACGAGTTACTGGCCGTTTTTTCTGAAGAACTGGAAGCGCAGTCTTTTTCAAAAGAAGCTAAACTTGTGGTCGAGGATAAAAAAATAGATTTGGCAGTAACAGATGCAGTTGCTGATCCTGTACTTGATGCTATTGAACTGGATCTTGGTCCTTTGAGAAAAATGACCTTTGATGATGAGGAGCAATTGAAAAAGATTTTGAACAGGTTCACATTAGACTGCGAAAATGACCTGCAGGAATTGACGGAGGCGATGCAGAAGGAGGATACGGAAAAGCTCGGTCTGCTGAGTCATCGACTGGCAGGTCGCATCGCACAGATCGGTTCTAGAAATCTGGCCAGTGACTTCCGGCAACTAGAACTTGTTTTTCATCAACAAAGCATTCCCGATGAAAAGAGCAAAAAAACTGTTGTCGAACTATCCGCAAAATTAAAGCAGCTGATCGACCAGATCCACAAGCTGTAATGACTTATTCTATCTCATAGCGTTCCATTTTACTGTATAGGGTCTTGCGATCGATATTCAGTAATTTGGCAGCTTTAGATTTGTTGTATTTTACCTTAACCAGGGTTTCCATGATCAGCATCTTTTCATTGACTTCATTGATGGCTTTAAGATCTGAGCCCTGTGGTTTAGGTACCTGATTAATGGAAATGATCATTTCTTCTGGTAGGGCATCTATCCCTGCAGTTTCAGTAGGCGTCAATAACACCATTCTTTTGATCACATTTTTCAACTCTCTTAAGTTTCCTGGCCAATCGTATTGCAGCAGCAGGTCTTTTGCAGCTGGAGAAAGGTGCTGTACATTTCTATTCAACTCTTCATTTGAGAGTTTTATGAAATGATTGATAAACAGTTCAATGTCTTTTCCTCTTTCTCTCAAAGGTGGAAGCTGAATTTTAAACTCGTTTAAGCGATGGTAAAGATCTTCTCTGAAATCACCATTGCTGACACTGTTCTTAAGGTCATCATTGGTGGCCGTAATGATTCTGACGTCTACTCTTACATTCTTTGTACTGCCTAAAGGCTGAATGGTCCTTTCCTGTAAAGCGCGCAGCATTTTGACCTGCACTTCATAGCTTAGGTTTCCTACCTCATCTAAAAACAAGGTGCCTCCATTTGCGGCTTCAAACTGTCCTTTTTTATCGTTTAGGGCACCGGTAAAAGCGCCTTTAGCATGTCCGAACAATTCACTCGCAGCCAATTCTTTTGACAATGCACCGCAATCTATGGCAATAAAAGGTTTGTCTTTACGCTTGCTGTGGACGTGTAATGCCCTGGCTGCATATTCTTTTCCTGTTCCGGTTTCGCCTTGAATAATCACCGACATGTCTGTTGGTGCAACCAGGTTAATGTGTTCGTATAATTTATCAGCAATGCTGCTTTTTCCTTTGATGGCATCGGCATGTTCGATTGAATTGCCGGAAACGGGTTTTTCTTTTTTACCTAAAGCATTGTTGATGATCATCAGCAATTCATCAGGATTTACAGGCTTCGTAATGTAATCGAAGGCCCCTAATTGTATAGATTTTACAGCGGTTCTGACATCATTAAAACTGGTCATAATGATCACTGGCTGGCTCATACCCCTATCGCGAATATGCGAGAGGACATCAAGCCCGGTGCCATCAGGAAGACGATAATCTACCAGAAATAAGTCGAAATTTTGTTCAGCGGTCAATTTCAGACTTTTCTTCACATCATTGACCGCAACAGGTTCATGCCCATGCTTGGTCAGGAAGCCTTCCAGGATTTGCGAAAAGGTAAGATCGTCTTCAATAATCAGTATTTTTGCCATAAGAATCTCGCTTGTAATTATAGCAAAAATACGAAAGCCGGGGGACATCCGGCTTTCGTACACTATATTAATTGTTATTTATTGATGGTTTACTCAATAACAGCACCGTCTTTAGTTATTTTTAACGATGCAGCTTCGTCTCCTTTTTTAACATCTACCTGAAAGAATTCAGTTTTGTCGGCATTCACGATTAAGAATGCTGCTGCTGGAGTCCAGTCTTTATATTTGTCGGAAGCCAATGTTGTTTTTACTGCATCCGGAAGATCTTTCAATTCAACTGGAGTTTTTGTAGTGCTATCTTGTTTTACACTGATGATAACTGGGTTTTTAACGTCAGTTGCTTTTACTTGTGTTAATCCTGCGAATGCTAAAAATGCGGCTGATAAGATGATCTTTTTCATAACTCTATATTTAAATTTAAATTCTTTTTGTTTCAATTACGATTAGATAAGGTACATAATGGTGCCAGAATCAGGGGGTCTCCAGTAAAAGGCTCGTAATCAGTGTTTAGCTGGTTTGCGCCAAAATTGAAACTGTTGCATTATTCCACACTTTGTGGCCGAAAGAAACATGGGGGAGGGCTATTTCGACAAATTATTACCTGATGAGAAAGTAATGGATTTTTCTTAACTTTGCCTTATGCTATCTAAGAAGACTAAATATGCAATAAAGGCGCTTGTAGCGCTCGGAAAAAACGCTGGAAATCCTCCTATGCAGATCGTAAGATTGGCAGAGCAGGAAATGATCCCCCGCAAATTCCTGGAGCAGATTCTATTGGATATGCGTAATGCAGGATATTTATACAGTAAGAAAGGTGCCGGTGGCGGTTACAGTTTAAATAAGGAACCGGGAGATATTTTCCTGGCTGATATTCTTCGCATCACCGATGGCCCTATTGCCATGGTTCCTTGTGCCAGTCTTAAATTTTATCGCAAATGCGATGAATGCCATGATGAAATCACTTGTGGAATTAGAAAAACATTTATTGATGTTCGTGATGCGACACTTAAAGTGTTGGCGCAAACCTCTATTGCAGATGTGATTGCACGCGAAACAGATGGTAATTTCATAGAATAATCAACTATTTTAAAATAAAGTCTACTACTTCTATAGTCTTTTTATATATTTGTGTCAGCAAGACAAATATATAATCCCTTTAAACCTAAGGCTATGATTTTAAATAAGATTGAAAATGGTGTAAAAGAACCTAAAATTACATTAGTAGGTGCTGGTCCAGGTGATCCTGAACTGATCAGTTTAAAGGGAGTAAAAGCCATCAACACAGCGGATGTAGTGCTGTATGATGCCCAGGTGAATGAAGCATTACTCAACCACGCACCTGAGAAAGCCATTAAAATATTTGTAGGTAATAAATCTGAAGACGTATCCTATTCCCAGGATGCGATCAATAAGCTGATGATTGATTACGCTTTAAACTTTGGCCATGTGGTGAGGTTGAAAAGTGGTGATCCATTTGTTTTTGCCCGTGGATTTGAAGAAGTGGATTATGCGGAATCGTATAATATCCAAACGGAAATCATCCCAGGGATCTCCAGTGCTTTAGGAGTTCCTGGTTTACATAAAATTCCAATGACTTATGATAGACTGAGTGATAGCTTTTGGGTATTGAGTGGCACTAACGCAGCTGGGGAGCTTTCTCCGGACTTGAAAGTGGCCGCAAAATCCAAAGCAACGGTCGTAGTACTCATGGGAATTGAGAAGATCAGAGAGATTGCTGCTATTTTTCAGCAGGAAGGTAAAAATAGAATGCCGGTAGCGGTCATTGAAAATGGTTCTTCTGTGAATGAAAATATTAAAATAGGGGTAGTAGATACAATTGCAGAATTAATTGAAGACCATAAGATCTCCGCGCCAGCATTACTGGTATTCGGAGATGTGGTTTCTTTACATCCCTCTTTTGCCAGAATCAAGAATTTCTATGAACTGATGGAACTGCAATAAGCGTTTATTTTGTCAGATTAACTATTCACTATAATTTTTTCAGAAAGCCGGATATTAAATCCGGCTTTTTTACGTTTATGCTGGGATATTGGTGATCGTCGCATATTTGATACGAACACCATTTCTCATTTATTATTTAACTTTGTCCAAATTATCTATTATATGAATATGAAGAAAGCGAACTTTTGCTATCGTGGAATATTGAGTTTGTCCTTATTGGCAGTGGTTCCATTCGTGTCTGTAGCACAAAAACCAAACTGGCAGAACCTGGATCTTAAAACAGATACTACCTTTGGTATCAGTACTGAAAAGGCTTATAAAGAATTGTTAAAAGGGAAAAAGTCTAAATCTGTAATTGTTGCGGTATTAGACGGTGGGGTCGATATTAAACATGAAGACCTGAAAAGTGTCATTTGGGTAAATAAGAAAGAAATCGCTGGAAACGGAAAAGACGATGATAAAAACGGATACATTGATGATGTAAACGGCTGGAGCTTTTTAGGATCTAGCAAAGGGTCTATCAACTATGAAACATTAGAATTAACACGTTTGGTTCGCAGAGACAATGCGAAATTTGCGAATTTAGAGGCGAGTTCAGTAAAAGCGGAGGATCTTCCTGCATTTGAAACGTATCAGAAGAACAGGGCTGAATTTGAAAAACAATTGGTAGAAGCTAAAGAGAATCTGGAGCGTTATACTGCCTTGAAAGATGCAATTGACGGAGTAGTGAAAACGATTGGCAAAGAAAACCCTACTGCGGCAGATTTTCAAAGTTACCATCCTGCAAATGACATGGAAAAAAATATCCAGAGAATCATGGTGCAGCAATTACAAGAGACCAACTTTAAAGATTTTTATGCAGAGCAGATTGTAGATGGTGTGGATCATTTTAAATCTCAGGTGGAGTATAACCTAAACCTTGACTTTGATCCAAGATCAATTGTTGGGGATGATCCTAATGATGTGAAAAACCGTTTCTATGGCAATAATGATGTTGCCGGACCAGATGCTTTGCACGGTTCTCATGTGTCAGGAATCATTGGCGCAGTAAGAAATAATAAAATTGGGATCAATGGTGTAGCAGATAATGTGGTGATCTTACCGGTTCGTAATACGCCAAATGGTGACGAACGTGATAAGGATGTGGCCAATGGTATTCGTTACGCAGTTGATAACGGAGCAAAAGTGATCAACATGAGCTTTGGAAAAGGTTATTCATGGGATAAAAAGATCGTTGATGATGCCGTGAAATATGCCGTATCAAAAGATGTTTTATTAGTACATGCTGCTGGAAATGATAATAAAGACCTGGATGAAGCTCAAAACTTCCCTAACCCTGAATATCAGGATGGTGGTGTAGCTTCTTCATGGATCACAGTAGGTGCTTCAGGATGGAAAAACGATGAAACCATTAAAGCTGATTTTTCTAATTACGGAAAAACTAAAGTAGATGTATTTGCACCTGGCGTAAACATCAACTCGACTACTCCGGGTTCTAAATACCAAAAATTGAATGGTACCAGTATGGCTGCTCCAGTGGTAGCTGGTTTGGCTGGTTTGATCCGTTCTTACTACCCTAACTTAACTGCTTCGGAAGTGAAAGACATCATTATGAAGTCTGTAGTGAAAGTAGATCAGGTGGTAAAAGTACAGCAAGGTGACGCGGTTAAGGACATTCCTTTTGCTGATCTTTGTATCAGTGGCGGTGTAGTTAATGCTTATAATGCACTTAAACTAGCTGCTGAATACAAGAAATAATCGCATAAGTTTTAAGATAAGCCTGACATCGCTAGATGTCAGGCTTTTTTTTTGCCCTAAATCAGTACCCATTATTGGGTATATTTCCTTAATTACAAGCGGAATGCAGTAAAATATAACGCAGTTAATCCAACGCTATTGTATTTTTGTTAAAATGACAGGGAGATTTGATATGGGGTTATGAAATCCATGCTTGTTTTCAAAAAAATTAAAAATTCTAAGATGTTTTCTTTTTTTAACAAAAAAATGCACATCGACCATATTGAGTGGTTAGGTGTGGACATGCATGCACATTGGTTACCGGGCATTGATGACGGTGCTAAGAATATGGAAATGGCACTAAATTTTATGAAAAGTTTACAGGATCTGGGCTTTAAAAAATTACTGGCCACACCTCATGTTTTTGCCGAACTATATCCAAATAATAGAGAGATTATAGAAAGTACCTTAGAAGACACCAAACAGGCTTTAAAAGCCAGCTCATTACCTATAGAAACTGGAGCCGCAGCAGAGTATATGGTAAATGAGGATTTCGAAATTACCAGTAATATGATGTGCCTCCCCAAAAAGCACATTCTAATAGAGTTGTCTTATGTATCGGAAATGCCAAACATAGAGCAGATCATTTTCAACCTCCAGGTTAAAGGATATATAGTCGTCCTGGCACATCCCGAGCGTTATAGCTTTTATCAGGATAAACATCAGCGTTTCCACCGTTTGAAAGAAATGGGGGTATTGTTTCAGCTCAACCTGCTTTCCGTATCTGGCTATTATGGAAAAGACGTAAAAAGACTCGCCGAGTACCTGCTTCAAAAGAATTACTATGATTTAGCAGGAACAGACTTACACCACGATAAACATTTGCAGGCATTGACTATTGAAATACAAAGTGGACGCCTGTTTACTAAGCTCGGAAATGTTGATTTCAAGAATATGGAGCTGTTTTTCTAGCTAAATACCCATTTGTAGCTAGGTGTAATTGAAATTTAAAACGATTATTTTTGCTTTCACATGATTCTGGTGATTAAGCCGTTTTTTAGATCGAAATTACTATGGTTAAAGTTTTGTTATCAAGAAAATACCTGAATTATTTGGCTATTTTCTCTATTATTTTGCTGAACTCTTGTTCTACGACAAAAAAAGTTCCTTATTTCCAGGATATTACTGCTAATGGTCAGTCTGATATTGAAAATACTACGATTTTTAAGGGTTTAACTATAAATCCTGATGATATTTTGTCGATTTCATTGGTAACTGTTGATCCGACGACCGGAATGCCAGTAAATCAATTGGCTAGTCAGGCGGCAAATGGCAGTACTATAGCTGCAGCATCTGGCAGCAGTACTTCCGCAGCCAGCGGTTTTCTGGTAGATAAAAATGGTGAGGTAGACCTCTCTATCATTGGCCAGGTGAAAGTTGCCGGATTAACTACTTACGAGGCACGTGAACTCCTGAAAACTAAAGCCGCCGTCTTTTATAAAGATCCCAATGTGCAGGTCAGGTATGCCAATTTCAAAGTAACTGTATTAGGGGAGGTGGCAAGGCCTTCTTCTTATATCCTCCCAAATGAAAAGGTGAGTGTACTGGATGCCCTGGGTATGGCTGGTGACCTCACGATTTTTGGAAGAAGGGAAAATGTATTATTGATCAGGGATCAGGACGGCAAAAAAGAATTTGCACGGTTAGACCTCAATTCCTCCCGGATTTTTGACAGCCCATTTTATTATTTGAAACAGAATGATGTGATCTATGTAGAGCCTAATAAAGGTAAAGCAGCCTCTTTAAACCAGGCAAGAACACAAACTTTTGCAGTGATTGGAACAGTTTTGTCCGTTTTAATTGTATTGTTTTCAAGGATTTAACTGCCATTGCTTTATTAACCGCTAGACTATAATAAATGAAGAACATAAATTCTGAAGATAAAACCGCGCATGAAAATTCAGATGGCCTGGATGTTAAACAGCTCCTATTACGCTTATTGGACAATTGGTATTGGATTGCGTTATCCGTATTCCTTTGTCTTGGGCTTTCTTATTTATATGGGAAGTATAAAACTCCCTACTATAAAATTTCCGCCAGAGTTCTGGTAAATGACGAGAAAAAAGGAGCAGGAATGTCGGGTGGTGGTGATCTTTTAGGTGACATTGGAGGGCTTCTAGGTACAAAAAGTACCGTGGATAATGAAGCTGAAATCCTGAAAACCAGGAACCTCATGGCTGAGGTAGTGAAGGATATGAACCTGAATGTTACCTATTACAGGACGGGGGCGATTAAAAATGTAGAATTGTATGAATCCCCTTTTCAGGTAAAGGTTTTGGCCCCGGTAGATACCATTAAAGCGGCTGAAGTAAAAGTAAGCTTTGCAGAAAAAGGAAAAGTAGCTGTGACCGCCGATGGACTGGATACACTGGTTGCCTTTAACCGTTCCTTTACGATTCCAGAGGTAGGTGTAGTTCAGATTGTAGAAAATGCAGCGGTTGCCCCAGCCAATAAAAATTACCTTTTTAGCATCTTGTCTGTAGATTCAAGAGTAATTGATCTAATGGCTGCATTAACTGTAGAGGTTAAAAATAAGCAGGTGACCGTGATTGACCTTGCGCTGAATCATCCTGTGCCAAAAAAGGGAGAAGATATCTTAGGTAAACTGATTGAAAAGTATGTCCAGGCTAACCTTAAAGATAAGAATGAAGTGGCTGATAGTACGGTAAAGTTTATTCACAATCGATTGGCGCATATCAGTGGTGAGCTGGGTGGATTAGAAGGTAATATTCAATCATTTAAGCAGAAGAATAACCTGGCAGATATGTCGGAGCAATCTAAGTTACTGGTGCAAACCAGCGGTCAGTACGTGAATGAGCTGGGGAAGATAGAAACCCAAATCAGTGTTTTAAGTAGTCTGCAGGACTATTTGAAAGATGAAGGTAAGAATAAAAAAGTACTGCCAAGTTCATTGATCCCTACAGATATGGTATTCAATGCGGTGGTAGAAAAATACAATGCACTGAGCTTGGAAAGGGCGAGAAGAATGATTGGTGTGACGGAGTCGAATCCGACCATTCAATTGATGGATAAGGAGATTTCTAATGCCAGAGCAGATATTGAAACTAATATTGCCAGTACGCTAAATGGTTTTGTGATCACCAGAAACCGCATTAATGAGCAAATGAAAAAGGCAGAAGGTCAGGTGCGAAATGTTCCTCAAATGGAGCGCAGTTACCTGAATCTCGCCCGCCAACAACAGATCAAACAGGAGCTTTATATCTTTCTGATGCAGAAAAGTGAGGAAACAGCGATTTCGAAAACAGCGAATATTGCCAATTCAAGAACCATAGATCCACCTAAATCTGAAATTAAAGCCTTTAGCCCTAAAAAAGCTTATGTCTATCTGTTCGGATTGATTGCTGGACTGGCCATTCCTCTTGGAATCATGTACCTGAAAGACCTCTTGAATGATAAAGTACAGTTGAAAGAAGATGTTACCAAGGCGACTAAAGTGCCCGTAATCGGAGAAATCAGTCACCAGGAAGACAATCAAAATATGGCCATTGCAAACAGTTCACGCTCCGCAATTTCAGAGCAGTTCAGGGCATTGCGAACCAATCTTTCTTTTCTGTTTAAGAGCAAAAATGAGAAAGTGATCCTGTTTACCAGCAGCATGTCTGGCGAAGGAAAATCTTTTGTAGCGATGAACCTCGGACATATCTTGGCCCTGGCCAATAAGAAAGTACTGCTGATGGAGCTGGATCTACGTAAACCCGGTCTTTCCGCAAAATTAAACCTGCCAGGTACAGTTGGGTTTACCAATTATGTGGCCAATTCTGAATTCAAAACAGCAGATATCATCATGCCGCTGAAAATCCAGGAGAACTTGTTTATGATCAGTTCAGGTCCGATTCCTCCGAATCCAGCAGAGCTATTATTGAGTGAAAGAACACAATCGCTGATGGAAGAATTGAAAGAACAATTTGATTATATCATCATTGATGCACCGCCGATAGGCATCGTAACGGATGCGCAATTGCTGGCTTCCTATGCGGATGTGTGTATTTATGTAGTGAGACAAAATTACACATTAAAGCAGCAATTGACGATTGTGGACGACTTGCAGAAGAGTCAGAAGATGAAAGGTCTAAGCCTGGTGATCAACGACATCAAGGCGACTAAAGGATACGGTTATGGTTACACTTATGGTGACTATGGCACCAGTCCGCAGAAAACAGGTTTTTTCAATAAATTATTCAAATCATAATAACCAAAAGATCAAATGAAATCAGGAAATAAGGTAGTGATGAACATGGGGATATTGTATGCCCGTATGTTGATTACCATGGGGATTTCATTATATGCAACGCGGTTGGTATTAACCGCTTTGGGTGCGGCAGATTATGGGGTTTTTAACCTGATCGCCGGATTGATAGCCATGCTTTCCTTTCTGAATACCGCAATGGCTACTTCTACCCAACGTTACCTTTCCTTTTATCAGGGGAAAAATGACCTGACAATGCAGAAAAAAGTTTTTTCAAATAGCCTTGTTCTGCATCTGGGAATTGGAATTCTGATTGTTGCCGGATTGGAAATCGCAGGATTATTTCTGTTCAATGGCTTTCTGAATATTCCAGCAGATAGGATTCATGTTGCCCAGATGATTTATCATTTTATGTCGGTCACGGTTTTCTTTACGATTGTTGCCGTTCCTTTTACCGGTTCTTTAGTGGCACATGAAAATATG
It contains:
- a CDS encoding ATP-binding protein, which translates into the protein MSDTPKKSLFKAIKGKVIIALLLACFALIMAWAVSKVAFNEMLNTVENISTPSERLRMVNRISLKISRLDQLQKTQASNDPKNYSKLLKESGELRASLDSLSSLYAKDSVQLQRIGSIQKLLKERDNQFLNYLKVRERLVNNKSFSTQVQNLSEMVNKSGNDSTVLASQLQTSTTTIYSSEDKNRGFFGRLFGKKKDSEDNKSYKIINEKNLKVDTISLSNEDKTSKSLEETLRNIEKEQKRNSARFLNKEAELANANNLLINQMLDILRKVESEVVTQIELNGIQAKHVVNTGINTISVIMLVFFLLMLLMLYFILTDITRSNRYKNELEQARDLAEYHGMAKQRFLSNMSHEIRTPLQSIIGYAELIRQQEKPNPRDIDAIYHSSEHLLQIVNEVLDYNRIISGKFTFIEKPFDIAKLLEEVIFVMRPQAERKSLNLLTEISLHETKYINGDPFRLKQILYNLLGNAIKFTNEGEVVLSVFYKRQGESLHFTFMVRDTGIGISEASKAVIFNEFEQVNENDQEVLHQAGTGLGLTIIKSLIETQGGRIYVKSKEGVGSVFTVYLTFKIAEEPIEEKLSQSKDRLSWKPFKVWVVDDDPLILELCSIIFERNHIDYTSFNSPVQLLHETEEAAGLKYILLDMRMPEMNGIELCQLLRKKMGNTVKIFAITAQVLPDEREFLLNNGFDGLVMKPFRENELLAVFSEELEAQSFSKEAKLVVEDKKIDLAVTDAVADPVLDAIELDLGPLRKMTFDDEEQLKKILNRFTLDCENDLQELTEAMQKEDTEKLGLLSHRLAGRIAQIGSRNLASDFRQLELVFHQQSIPDEKSKKTVVELSAKLKQLIDQIHKL
- a CDS encoding sigma-54-dependent transcriptional regulator, which codes for MAKILIIEDDLTFSQILEGFLTKHGHEPVAVNDVKKSLKLTAEQNFDLFLVDYRLPDGTGLDVLSHIRDRGMSQPVIIMTSFNDVRTAVKSIQLGAFDYITKPVNPDELLMIINNALGKKEKPVSGNSIEHADAIKGKSSIADKLYEHINLVAPTDMSVIIQGETGTGKEYAARALHVHSKRKDKPFIAIDCGALSKELAASELFGHAKGAFTGALNDKKGQFEAANGGTLFLDEVGNLSYEVQVKMLRALQERTIQPLGSTKNVRVDVRIITATNDDLKNSVSNGDFREDLYHRLNEFKIQLPPLRERGKDIELFINHFIKLSNEELNRNVQHLSPAAKDLLLQYDWPGNLRELKNVIKRMVLLTPTETAGIDALPEEMIISINQVPKPQGSDLKAINEVNEKMLIMETLVKVKYNKSKAAKLLNIDRKTLYSKMERYEIE
- a CDS encoding RrF2 family transcriptional regulator, coding for MLSKKTKYAIKALVALGKNAGNPPMQIVRLAEQEMIPRKFLEQILLDMRNAGYLYSKKGAGGGYSLNKEPGDIFLADILRITDGPIAMVPCASLKFYRKCDECHDEITCGIRKTFIDVRDATLKVLAQTSIADVIARETDGNFIE
- the cobA gene encoding uroporphyrinogen-III C-methyltransferase, with the protein product MILNKIENGVKEPKITLVGAGPGDPELISLKGVKAINTADVVLYDAQVNEALLNHAPEKAIKIFVGNKSEDVSYSQDAINKLMIDYALNFGHVVRLKSGDPFVFARGFEEVDYAESYNIQTEIIPGISSALGVPGLHKIPMTYDRLSDSFWVLSGTNAAGELSPDLKVAAKSKATVVVLMGIEKIREIAAIFQQEGKNRMPVAVIENGSSVNENIKIGVVDTIAELIEDHKISAPALLVFGDVVSLHPSFARIKNFYELMELQ
- a CDS encoding S8 family peptidase, giving the protein MNMKKANFCYRGILSLSLLAVVPFVSVAQKPNWQNLDLKTDTTFGISTEKAYKELLKGKKSKSVIVAVLDGGVDIKHEDLKSVIWVNKKEIAGNGKDDDKNGYIDDVNGWSFLGSSKGSINYETLELTRLVRRDNAKFANLEASSVKAEDLPAFETYQKNRAEFEKQLVEAKENLERYTALKDAIDGVVKTIGKENPTAADFQSYHPANDMEKNIQRIMVQQLQETNFKDFYAEQIVDGVDHFKSQVEYNLNLDFDPRSIVGDDPNDVKNRFYGNNDVAGPDALHGSHVSGIIGAVRNNKIGINGVADNVVILPVRNTPNGDERDKDVANGIRYAVDNGAKVINMSFGKGYSWDKKIVDDAVKYAVSKDVLLVHAAGNDNKDLDEAQNFPNPEYQDGGVASSWITVGASGWKNDETIKADFSNYGKTKVDVFAPGVNINSTTPGSKYQKLNGTSMAAPVVAGLAGLIRSYYPNLTASEVKDIIMKSVVKVDQVVKVQQGDAVKDIPFADLCISGGVVNAYNALKLAAEYKK
- a CDS encoding tyrosine-protein phosphatase, which translates into the protein MFSFFNKKMHIDHIEWLGVDMHAHWLPGIDDGAKNMEMALNFMKSLQDLGFKKLLATPHVFAELYPNNREIIESTLEDTKQALKASSLPIETGAAAEYMVNEDFEITSNMMCLPKKHILIELSYVSEMPNIEQIIFNLQVKGYIVVLAHPERYSFYQDKHQRFHRLKEMGVLFQLNLLSVSGYYGKDVKRLAEYLLQKNYYDLAGTDLHHDKHLQALTIEIQSGRLFTKLGNVDFKNMELFF
- a CDS encoding polysaccharide biosynthesis/export family protein; translated protein: MVKVLLSRKYLNYLAIFSIILLNSCSTTKKVPYFQDITANGQSDIENTTIFKGLTINPDDILSISLVTVDPTTGMPVNQLASQAANGSTIAAASGSSTSAASGFLVDKNGEVDLSIIGQVKVAGLTTYEARELLKTKAAVFYKDPNVQVRYANFKVTVLGEVARPSSYILPNEKVSVLDALGMAGDLTIFGRRENVLLIRDQDGKKEFARLDLNSSRIFDSPFYYLKQNDVIYVEPNKGKAASLNQARTQTFAVIGTVLSVLIVLFSRI
- a CDS encoding GumC family protein; translated protein: MKNINSEDKTAHENSDGLDVKQLLLRLLDNWYWIALSVFLCLGLSYLYGKYKTPYYKISARVLVNDEKKGAGMSGGGDLLGDIGGLLGTKSTVDNEAEILKTRNLMAEVVKDMNLNVTYYRTGAIKNVELYESPFQVKVLAPVDTIKAAEVKVSFAEKGKVAVTADGLDTLVAFNRSFTIPEVGVVQIVENAAVAPANKNYLFSILSVDSRVIDLMAALTVEVKNKQVTVIDLALNHPVPKKGEDILGKLIEKYVQANLKDKNEVADSTVKFIHNRLAHISGELGGLEGNIQSFKQKNNLADMSEQSKLLVQTSGQYVNELGKIETQISVLSSLQDYLKDEGKNKKVLPSSLIPTDMVFNAVVEKYNALSLERARRMIGVTESNPTIQLMDKEISNARADIETNIASTLNGFVITRNRINEQMKKAEGQVRNVPQMERSYLNLARQQQIKQELYIFLMQKSEETAISKTANIANSRTIDPPKSEIKAFSPKKAYVYLFGLIAGLAIPLGIMYLKDLLNDKVQLKEDVTKATKVPVIGEISHQEDNQNMAIANSSRSAISEQFRALRTNLSFLFKSKNEKVILFTSSMSGEGKSFVAMNLGHILALANKKVLLMELDLRKPGLSAKLNLPGTVGFTNYVANSEFKTADIIMPLKIQENLFMISSGPIPPNPAELLLSERTQSLMEELKEQFDYIIIDAPPIGIVTDAQLLASYADVCIYVVRQNYTLKQQLTIVDDLQKSQKMKGLSLVINDIKATKGYGYGYTYGDYGTSPQKTGFFNKLFKS